The Bernardetia litoralis DSM 6794 genome includes a window with the following:
- a CDS encoding SGNH/GDSL hydrolase family protein: MPNFLSSIQGKTSTSNLRNLFSIWLVILCVILGLYAIDNYEKPVNFDLTIKKTNSKQLFMPPSSNLLYEQIAKQTYYIVDSLELARKNSIDTSAQRILLTGDSMSEGLYLAFRSYADYNNHYLKGRIWYSSLTIQWSKTDSLRKLIKRYKPTIVIFTLGANELFRTDIYEREKDIQNIIAQAGDTPFIWVGPPNWKDDTGINEIIERNMPSNTFFLSKDLHFDRRSDGAHPTLESSRNWADTIATWIMNKSRYKILLEKPVSEGSDNK, encoded by the coding sequence TTGCCTAATTTTCTGTCTTCTATTCAAGGAAAAACTTCTACTTCAAACTTACGTAATTTATTTTCTATTTGGTTAGTTATTTTGTGTGTTATTTTGGGGTTATATGCAATTGATAATTATGAAAAACCTGTAAATTTTGATTTGACCATCAAAAAAACCAATTCGAAGCAGTTATTTATGCCTCCTTCAAGTAATTTATTATACGAACAAATTGCCAAACAAACTTATTATATTGTAGATTCTTTAGAATTAGCTCGCAAAAATAGCATTGATACATCAGCACAGCGTATTTTATTGACTGGCGACTCTATGTCAGAAGGTTTGTATTTGGCTTTTCGAAGTTATGCTGATTATAATAATCATTATTTAAAAGGTAGAATTTGGTATAGTTCACTCACTATTCAATGGAGTAAAACGGATAGTTTGAGAAAATTAATAAAAAGATATAAGCCTACAATTGTGATTTTTACGCTAGGCGCAAATGAGCTTTTCAGAACTGATATTTATGAACGAGAAAAAGATATTCAAAATATAATTGCACAGGCTGGCGATACTCCTTTTATTTGGGTAGGACCTCCAAACTGGAAAGATGACACAGGAATTAATGAAATAATTGAGCGAAATATGCCTTCAAATACATTTTTCTTGTCTAAAGATTTGCATTTTGATAGAAGAAGTGATGGCGCACATCCAACCTTAGAATCTTCAAGAAATTGGGCTGATACGATTGCTACTTGGATTATGAACAAATCTCGTTATAAAATTTTATTGGAAAAACCTGTTTCAGAAGGTTCGGATAATAAATAA
- a CDS encoding tRNA-(ms[2]io[6]A)-hydroxylase, producing the protein MLHLQLPTDPRWTELAQESIEAILTDHAYCEQKAASSCISLIVTYNHLPKLVDTLAPIVAEEWTHFEMVLEQLRKRNLIFGGKRKDEYALKLRNFMVKGGSEEMRLLDNLLVNALIEARSCERFKMLSNTMEDEELKKFYRELMVSEARHYTVFISLAKEYLPKEKVDKRWQEFLNYESEIMKSLELRGDRMH; encoded by the coding sequence ATGTTACACCTTCAACTTCCAACCGACCCACGCTGGACAGAATTAGCTCAAGAAAGTATCGAAGCTATCTTGACAGATCACGCTTATTGCGAGCAAAAAGCAGCTTCTTCTTGTATTTCTTTGATTGTAACTTATAATCATTTGCCAAAACTTGTTGATACACTTGCGCCAATCGTTGCCGAAGAATGGACGCATTTTGAAATGGTTTTGGAACAGCTTCGTAAACGAAACCTCATTTTTGGAGGAAAACGAAAAGATGAATATGCACTCAAATTACGCAACTTTATGGTAAAAGGAGGAAGTGAAGAAATGCGTCTTTTGGATAATCTTTTGGTAAATGCGCTGATAGAAGCACGTAGTTGTGAGCGTTTCAAAATGCTTTCTAACACAATGGAAGACGAAGAATTAAAGAAATTTTATCGTGAACTCATGGTTTCGGAAGCTCGTCATTATACTGTTTTTATTTCTTTGGCTAAAGAATATTTACCAAAAGAAAAAGTAGATAAACGTTGGCAAGAATTTTTGAATTACGAATCTGAAATTATGAAAAGTTTGGAACTTCGTGGAGATAGAATGCACTAA
- a CDS encoding DoxX family protein, giving the protein MKPLVVLLVVFVLSIFVLQFFNQKYDTVLAARIAMCAMLCFTAIGHFAFTKGMTMMLPSIIPFKTEIVYFTGIVEVILGIGLLVSNWKVYSAWILIFFFVILLPANIYAAIKQVDLQKATFDGYGLSYLWFRIPLQLLFIAWIYLSSIRF; this is encoded by the coding sequence ATGAAACCATTGGTTGTTCTGCTTGTCGTTTTTGTACTTTCAATTTTTGTTCTACAATTTTTTAATCAAAAATATGATACCGTTTTAGCTGCACGAATAGCAATGTGTGCCATGTTGTGTTTTACTGCAATCGGACATTTTGCTTTTACAAAAGGAATGACAATGATGCTGCCATCTATAATTCCATTCAAAACAGAAATAGTCTATTTTACAGGAATAGTAGAAGTTATTTTAGGTATTGGATTGTTAGTTTCTAATTGGAAAGTATATTCAGCGTGGATTCTTATTTTCTTTTTTGTAATTTTGCTTCCTGCAAATATTTATGCAGCTATCAAACAAGTTGATTTGCAAAAAGCTACTTTTGATGGCTATGGACTATCTTATTTATGGTTCAGAATTCCATTACAGTTATTATTTATTGCTTGGATATATTTAAGTTCTATAAGATTTTAA